The genomic DNA CATTCATGGGCTTTCCTAAAAGGAAGAAAACATGAATTCACAATTTACTGGTTGTCTTTTCTATATCTGTCCCTCATCAATGTTGTCACGTGCTCTTTGACTGGTGTTATATTGTGATTAAAAACGTAATCTATgtatatttcaatatatcGATTCCTTAAAAATTTTCGATTTAAAGCTTGACAAGCATTTCTTGcttcttcttcatcatcaAAGTAAACATATGCATGTCCTGTGGGTTTGTTCCCTAATCCTTTAATTATGTGAATAGAATGCTCTTCATTTGACAATttaaaattcttaaaaaatgtttttatttcttcttggGACACATCAAAAGGTAAGCCTCTCAATTTTAATCTTggtaaattaatttttaattcctGTATATTATGATATTCACTATGacatgtttttaaaaaacgtACATCATTCATAAAGGGATAAGTTACAGTTATTCTTGTATTGCAAATTATGCTAGGGcgatttatatatttcctttCTTTAAACAAtcttaaaaacatttttgtttcttcGAGCGTTGCTCTTTtgggaaaattt from Plasmodium brasilianum strain Bolivian I chromosome 10, whole genome shotgun sequence includes the following:
- a CDS encoding RNA-binding protein; the encoded protein is MFLRLFKERKYINRPSIICNTRITVTYPFMNDVRFLKTCHSEYHNIQELKINLPRLKLRGLPFDVSQEEIKTFFKNFKLSNEEHSIHIIKGLGNKPTGHAYVYFDDEEEARNACQALNRKFLRNRYIEIYIDYVFNHNITPVKEHVTTLMRDRYRKDNQ